The DNA sequence TGGGTTGCTTTCGCACGCTGGATGAAATCGCACGCTGGTCCTCTTTATCCGACGACGAACAATGTGCGATTAATCTTCAGCTCCCGCTACGTAAAACATCGCAAGGCAATGATCCATCGTCAAGCCTATTGGCTTAACGATTCACGTCCACAATCACCCGACCACGCACATTGCCTTTCATTAAGGCGTCGGCATACTGAATTGCTTCTCCCAAACTAATTTCATGGGAAATGGCATCCAATGTTTTGAGATCCACCAAGGCGCTTAGCTGTTCATACGCCGCAATGCGCTTGGCTTTGGGCACGGTCACGCTATTGATGCCATATAGGGTAACGCCACGCAAGATGAAGGGTGCTACGGTGCCTGGAAAATCCATGCCTTGCGCAAGGCCACAGGCGGCTACTGCGCCTTCGCTCTTCGTTGCTGCGCAAGCATTGACTAAAGTATGACTACCCACGCTATCCACCACGGCAGCCCAGCGCTCGCGCGCCAATGGTTTACCTGGCTCCGATAAGCTACTCCGATCAATGACTTCAGCTGCGCCCAAAGACCGAAGATACTCAGCCTCTTGGGGACGTCCGCTACTGGCAACTACTGTAAAACCGAGCTTACTCAGCAGGGCAATTGCAAAACTACCAACACCGCCAGCAGCGCCAGTAACCAGCACTTCACCATCGGCTGGCTTGACGCCATGCTTTTGCAATGCCATGACACACAGCATGGCGGTATATCCAGCGGTTCCAATCGCTAAGGCCTGTTTGGCAGTAAAGCCCTTTGGCAGTGGAATCAGCCAATCCGCCTTAACCCTTGCCTGCTGGGCTAAACCACCCCAGTGGCCCTCGCCTACACCCCAACCATTGAGCAAAACGGCATCGCCCACCTTAAACTCAGGCGATGTGCTTTCCAGCACTTCCCCTGCAAAATCAATCCCAGGAACCATTGGAAAGCTTCTAACCACAGGGCCTTTGCCTGTGATTGCCAACCCATCTTTGTAATTGAGGGTGGAATACTGCACTCGAACACGCACATCTCCCGCTGGGAGCGCTGATTCCTCAAGCTGGTCCAGTTCCGCACGGTAGCCTTTGTCGTCTTTATTTATAACAATTGCCTTAAACATCGTTTTCCTTTCAATACAGAGCCATACCGCTAATTTTCACCCGCTGACCGTAAACCGTTTATCCTAACAAGCATTACGAATTATGGAGTGTTCCATGAAAAAAATTCTACTCTCTCTTGGGCTGGTTACCTTAGTTGTGACCGGCTGCTCTTCCACTGACATCAAAATGTCGATGGGAAATATGCGCCTAATCCAGTCTTCTGCGGCGCCACAAGATGTGATGAATTTTGCTATGAAGGCCTGTCAGTCTGACTTTTACATGGGTGCTAGCTTCATCTCAAAAGCATCAAACGAATATCGCTTCAAGTGCGTTCGTGCAGAAGAAAATGAAATATTGACACCCATTCCAGGCACCAGCATTACGCCAGCCAAATAAGTTTAAAGATAAAGCCCTTCATGAGTTCAGCTTCACCCACCGAATTACGCAAGGCATTTTCGAGTTTCGCTACGGGCGTAACGGTCATCACCGGCATCGGCAACAATAGTCAAGCGGTTGGGGTAACGATTAGCTCATTCAATACAGTTTCCTTGGATCCGCCCCTCGTGCTTTGGAGTCTGTCTGAGCGTTCCGTATTCATGGATGCCTTTACGGTTGGAAAAAAACAGTTGATTCATGTTTTAGAGCGATCACAAGAAGACATTGCCATGCGTTTTGCCAAAAGCACTGGCGATCAATTTGCGGGGGCCGATCTGGTCACCACCCCCTCTGGCCTTGCAATGCTGCCGGATTGTGTCGCCTACTTTGAATGCGAAACCATTGCCGTTCATCCGGGCGGCGATCACCGCATTATTGTTGCGCGCATCGTGAACATGCAACACCATGAAGCGCGTGATCCACTGGTATTTTCACGCAGTCAATTTATGGGCCTCCGCTTACCTGAGCGCGCCCCAATCGAGTAAAGGATTTTTTATGATGCGTCTTTGGGGTAGAACCACTTCAATCAATGTCCAAAAAATTCTATGGTGCCTGCATGAGCTTGGGCTTAAAGAAGGCACAGACTATGAACGCATCGATGCTGGTCTGCAATTTGGTGTAGTCAACACCCCTGAATTCTTAGCATTAAACCCCAATGGTTTAGTGCCAACACTGCAAGATGAGTCCTTCGTACTGTGGGAGTCCAATGCCATCCTGCGCTACCTCGCTCGCAAGTATGACCAGAACGGACGCTACCCGGCCGACATCAATAGCCAGGCCTCCGCTGATAAGTGGATGGATTGGCAGCTCACTACTTTCTGGCCTACCATGCGCTCAGCATTTTTAGGTCTAACGCGAACCCCTGAAAATGAACGCAACTACGATTTGATTCGCAAAGACTATGAAACGGCCAGCGGCCATCTGAAGATCCTTAATCAAGCCCTGGAATCGCATTTGTATTGTGCTGGCAATCGCTTTAGCCTGGCTGATATTGCCTTGGGGCTCTGCGTTAATCGCTGGATCATGCTAGCTGAGAAGTTTCCTGAGCGAGTGGGTCAGCGCATCTCCTATCCAGGTATTGAAGCGTGGATGAAGCGCTTAGAAAGCGAAACCGCTTACCTCACTGTAGCGTAAGTAGGTAAGGGCGGTATGCCCTTACGCCTGCTTAAACTTCTTGGCTTGGTGATCGGCGCCAATAAAAAGATACATCGCCGGCACCACAAACAGGGTAAATAGAGTACCAATCGAGAGGCCGG is a window from the Polynucleobacter difficilis genome containing:
- a CDS encoding DUF1289 domain-containing protein, yielding MAKSPCVNWCEMHPQTGYCLGCFRTLDEIARWSSLSDDEQCAINLQLPLRKTSQGNDPSSSLLA
- the acuI gene encoding acrylyl-CoA reductase (NADPH) codes for the protein MFKAIVINKDDKGYRAELDQLEESALPAGDVRVRVQYSTLNYKDGLAITGKGPVVRSFPMVPGIDFAGEVLESTSPEFKVGDAVLLNGWGVGEGHWGGLAQQARVKADWLIPLPKGFTAKQALAIGTAGYTAMLCVMALQKHGVKPADGEVLVTGAAGGVGSFAIALLSKLGFTVVASSGRPQEAEYLRSLGAAEVIDRSSLSEPGKPLARERWAAVVDSVGSHTLVNACAATKSEGAVAACGLAQGMDFPGTVAPFILRGVTLYGINSVTVPKAKRIAAYEQLSALVDLKTLDAISHEISLGEAIQYADALMKGNVRGRVIVDVNR
- a CDS encoding flavin reductase family protein, with the protein product MSSASPTELRKAFSSFATGVTVITGIGNNSQAVGVTISSFNTVSLDPPLVLWSLSERSVFMDAFTVGKKQLIHVLERSQEDIAMRFAKSTGDQFAGADLVTTPSGLAMLPDCVAYFECETIAVHPGGDHRIIVARIVNMQHHEARDPLVFSRSQFMGLRLPERAPIE
- a CDS encoding glutathione S-transferase family protein, which translates into the protein MMRLWGRTTSINVQKILWCLHELGLKEGTDYERIDAGLQFGVVNTPEFLALNPNGLVPTLQDESFVLWESNAILRYLARKYDQNGRYPADINSQASADKWMDWQLTTFWPTMRSAFLGLTRTPENERNYDLIRKDYETASGHLKILNQALESHLYCAGNRFSLADIALGLCVNRWIMLAEKFPERVGQRISYPGIEAWMKRLESETAYLTVA